The proteins below are encoded in one region of Reichenbachiella sp. 5M10:
- a CDS encoding outer membrane beta-barrel protein codes for MKKILIPLVLLSLLTLESMAQGGCTQKLSEAEDLYESGRLYEVTKKLNEGNCLHGGKEGFTKEERTRAYRLLALVYIFMDNEPEAEDAVVNLLLVDPEHPGNDPNDPAELKYLFAKYRSKPIFRLGILAGGNFSNVKSLATYMPSSMNPGFDSTGTVISKSFDSDLGFRAGLSFEYMVVKNLELVVRLIYSAHSFDVDYNVISNGTYEPTNSFFLVMKEKQNWLKTPVALRYNIPLGGVTPYVTLGASYDFLLSANMSGNRAGLGTKFLTGLDLKANNMRYTSNWSYMGGLGVKIDFKRTDSFFVEGSYSVGAKNFVKNRYGSEELNFDVSHTDDDKVINSMAISAGYIHSFYNPKKYSDKKLQKVNRKRKER; via the coding sequence TTGAAAAAAATACTTATTCCACTGGTACTCTTATCTCTATTGACCTTAGAGTCAATGGCACAGGGTGGATGTACCCAAAAATTGAGTGAGGCAGAAGATCTGTACGAGTCAGGGCGACTCTATGAGGTCACTAAAAAGCTGAACGAGGGCAACTGTCTCCATGGAGGGAAGGAAGGATTTACCAAAGAGGAGCGAACGAGAGCATATCGCTTGTTGGCTTTGGTATACATATTCATGGACAATGAGCCTGAGGCCGAAGATGCAGTAGTTAATCTGCTGTTGGTCGATCCTGAGCATCCAGGCAATGACCCCAACGATCCTGCGGAGTTGAAGTATTTATTTGCCAAGTATCGTTCCAAGCCGATATTTCGATTGGGAATTCTGGCTGGGGGTAATTTTTCCAATGTCAAGTCACTTGCAACCTATATGCCCTCTTCCATGAATCCTGGGTTTGATTCTACGGGCACAGTGATATCCAAGTCTTTTGATTCAGACCTAGGCTTTCGGGCTGGGCTGAGTTTCGAGTACATGGTCGTCAAAAACTTAGAATTGGTGGTCCGTTTGATTTATTCGGCACATAGTTTTGATGTGGATTATAATGTAATAAGTAACGGTACTTATGAACCGACCAATTCCTTTTTTTTGGTGATGAAAGAAAAACAAAACTGGTTGAAAACTCCAGTAGCGTTGCGATACAATATCCCTCTTGGCGGAGTGACCCCTTATGTGACATTAGGAGCATCGTATGATTTCCTTCTTAGTGCCAATATGTCTGGTAACCGAGCAGGACTTGGAACCAAATTTTTGACAGGTTTGGATTTGAAGGCAAATAACATGCGCTATACTTCCAATTGGTCTTACATGGGAGGTTTGGGAGTTAAGATTGATTTTAAACGGACAGATTCGTTTTTTGTTGAAGGAAGTTATAGTGTGGGAGCAAAGAATTTTGTCAAGAATCGGTATGGGTCTGAAGAGCTCAATTTTGATGTTAGCCATACGGATGATGACAAAGTAATCAATAGTATGGCGATTTCTGCGGGTTATATCCATTCGTTCTACAACCCGAAGAAGTACTCCGATAAGAAGCTGCAGAAAGTGAACCGTAAAAGGAAAGAGAGATGA
- a CDS encoding High-affnity carbon uptake protein Hat/HatR, producing the protein MSEKELLTKEQEQEFAQFVDPFPGLRPFGVEESHLFFGREGQSDEVLMKLSENKFVGILGASGSGKSSLMYCGLIPTLHGGFMTQAGSNWRIVVTRPGGGPIDNLAESLLMKDEQYNSIDEEDQLIRKTITSTVLRSSSLGLIEVVKQLKASEHENVLILVDQFEELFRYKKLETLSSDLDESSAFVNLLLEAVHQYDAPIYVAITMRSDFIGDCAQFPELTQMINDSHYLIPQMTRDQKRLAIEGPVAVGGGKIAPRLTQQLLNDVGDNPDQLPILQHALMRTWQFWKEHRKEDEPMDLKHYNAVGTLREALSQHANEAFDSLSKREQQICESMFKALTERGTESSGIRRPTKIATVAAISGVTEDEVGRVVDKFREPGRTLLMPPHGVRLDSDTVIDISHESLMRIWTRLKSWLDEESRSAEMYLKLAESGERFQMGRAGLWKMPDLQLALNWQEENKPTLVWGQRYDPAFERTMVFLETSKKAYETEQRNKELLQKRALQRSRLVAVVLGVAMLVCIFFVVMAQIQKGEAKKQTAKAEANLELARLAEANAKKQEEIAIEKATEARKQARLAEEAADNARVQQRKAEEQKQLADIQRQKAEQAEQRANLNAKKAQESAEVARIAKLSADSSAQIANEQKLAALALRYQAIANSMAIKSQNIDEDIEQQALIARQAWMFDDKYNSKQYNPDVYAGVYYATKALTGGDSSTFNHFIGHTGAVRSLKYSNDGKRMFSAGSDGRILSWDLKTRQSSELLNDNQVNRVVDISPDEKWLAVGSDTDQILLYNLKDKEALPKEMSGHNGVVFDLLFLNDNKGFIFTSSDKVVRFNDFNGNKEISRVASRVKTLALSPDGRYLAGGSDSGSIYIWDMENGYEETSLYVQQGAAVSAVTFSHDGKVLAFGDEDGDIVLWNLEENKTIKKLTSHSATISELNFNNDNTLLASSSLDGTAKLWVMDYLNDLPIDLDDHQSLDRVGSKGWVWTVQFAPDGQSLLTGSGEGVIRLWPTTPDEMAESICGFDLIDENLSETTWAAYVGEDIEYEFTCEGLPKRQELE; encoded by the coding sequence ATGAGCGAAAAAGAATTACTTACTAAAGAGCAGGAGCAAGAATTTGCTCAATTCGTTGATCCGTTCCCAGGGTTGAGACCATTTGGAGTGGAAGAAAGCCATTTGTTTTTCGGAAGAGAAGGACAAAGCGACGAAGTATTGATGAAGTTGTCCGAAAACAAGTTCGTTGGTATCCTTGGGGCTTCGGGTAGTGGTAAATCTTCGTTGATGTACTGTGGGCTCATCCCGACGCTGCATGGAGGATTTATGACGCAGGCCGGTTCCAACTGGCGGATTGTCGTGACACGCCCAGGTGGAGGCCCTATAGATAATTTGGCAGAGTCTCTGCTGATGAAGGACGAGCAGTACAACAGCATAGACGAAGAGGATCAGCTGATTCGCAAGACGATTACCTCGACTGTGTTGAGGAGTAGTTCGCTAGGACTGATCGAAGTAGTCAAGCAACTCAAGGCTTCCGAACATGAGAACGTATTGATTTTGGTGGATCAGTTTGAGGAGCTTTTTAGATACAAGAAATTGGAGACACTGTCTTCGGATTTGGATGAGTCCTCGGCGTTTGTCAACTTGTTGCTTGAGGCAGTACATCAGTACGATGCACCGATATATGTGGCCATCACTATGCGTTCGGATTTTATAGGGGACTGTGCTCAGTTTCCGGAATTGACGCAGATGATCAACGATAGTCACTATCTAATCCCCCAGATGACACGCGATCAAAAGCGTCTAGCGATCGAAGGACCCGTGGCAGTAGGAGGGGGCAAGATTGCGCCGAGATTGACACAGCAGTTGCTCAATGATGTGGGAGACAATCCTGATCAGTTACCGATTTTGCAGCATGCGCTCATGCGAACTTGGCAGTTTTGGAAAGAGCACCGGAAGGAAGACGAACCGATGGATTTGAAGCATTACAATGCCGTCGGTACGCTACGAGAGGCTTTGTCGCAACACGCCAATGAAGCTTTTGATTCCTTGTCCAAACGAGAACAGCAGATTTGTGAGTCAATGTTCAAAGCACTGACCGAAAGAGGAACGGAATCGTCTGGTATCAGACGCCCTACAAAAATAGCTACAGTAGCTGCCATCTCAGGAGTAACAGAAGACGAGGTGGGACGTGTAGTAGATAAGTTTAGAGAACCAGGCCGTACACTACTCATGCCCCCACATGGAGTGAGATTGGATTCAGATACGGTGATTGATATTTCTCACGAGAGTTTGATGCGGATCTGGACGCGACTGAAGTCGTGGTTGGATGAAGAATCGCGTTCTGCCGAAATGTATCTCAAACTCGCCGAATCGGGTGAGAGGTTCCAAATGGGACGAGCTGGACTTTGGAAAATGCCCGATTTGCAACTCGCACTCAACTGGCAAGAAGAAAATAAACCCACGTTGGTATGGGGTCAGCGATATGATCCTGCTTTTGAGCGTACGATGGTGTTTTTGGAGACCAGTAAAAAGGCCTACGAAACAGAACAGCGCAACAAGGAATTGTTGCAGAAGCGTGCTCTCCAACGGTCTAGACTGGTAGCAGTAGTCCTTGGTGTGGCGATGCTGGTGTGTATCTTCTTTGTGGTCATGGCTCAGATTCAGAAAGGGGAAGCGAAGAAGCAAACGGCCAAAGCAGAAGCAAACTTGGAACTGGCGAGATTGGCTGAGGCCAACGCCAAAAAGCAAGAGGAAATTGCGATTGAAAAGGCAACAGAAGCGAGAAAACAAGCTCGATTGGCTGAAGAAGCTGCTGACAATGCCCGTGTGCAACAGCGAAAAGCAGAAGAGCAAAAGCAGCTGGCCGATATACAGAGACAGAAGGCAGAGCAGGCTGAGCAGCGAGCGAATCTTAATGCCAAGAAGGCTCAGGAAAGTGCGGAGGTAGCGAGGATCGCCAAACTATCGGCGGATAGCAGTGCGCAGATAGCCAACGAACAGAAGTTGGCAGCATTGGCATTACGCTACCAAGCTATTGCCAACTCTATGGCGATCAAGTCACAGAATATCGATGAGGATATTGAGCAGCAGGCTCTGATTGCTCGCCAAGCATGGATGTTTGATGACAAATACAATAGCAAGCAATACAATCCAGATGTTTATGCAGGGGTCTACTATGCAACCAAAGCCTTGACAGGAGGCGATTCGTCGACGTTCAATCATTTCATTGGTCACACAGGAGCGGTGAGATCGCTCAAGTACTCCAACGATGGCAAGCGCATGTTCTCCGCAGGGAGTGATGGTCGTATCTTGTCTTGGGATCTGAAAACGCGCCAAAGCTCGGAGCTGTTGAATGACAATCAAGTCAACCGTGTCGTTGATATCAGTCCGGATGAAAAATGGCTAGCTGTAGGGAGTGATACCGATCAGATTTTGCTGTACAACCTCAAAGACAAAGAGGCCTTGCCGAAAGAGATGAGCGGACACAATGGGGTTGTTTTTGATTTACTTTTCTTGAATGACAACAAGGGCTTCATTTTTACATCAAGTGACAAGGTCGTTCGCTTCAATGATTTCAATGGAAACAAGGAAATTTCACGTGTCGCATCTAGGGTCAAAACTTTGGCACTCAGCCCAGACGGAAGATACCTAGCCGGGGGGAGTGACTCGGGTAGCATCTATATCTGGGATATGGAAAATGGCTATGAAGAGACCTCCTTATATGTCCAACAAGGAGCGGCAGTGAGTGCGGTGACTTTCAGCCATGATGGCAAGGTGTTGGCGTTTGGTGATGAGGATGGAGATATCGTGTTGTGGAATCTAGAGGAGAACAAAACCATCAAAAAACTGACCTCACATAGTGCCACGATCTCAGAGTTGAATTTCAACAATGACAACACGTTGTTGGCTTCTTCAAGTTTGGACGGGACAGCCAAGCTATGGGTGATGGACTATCTCAATGATCTACCGATAGATCTCGATGATCACCAAAGCTTGGACAGAGTGGGTAGCAAAGGTTGGGTCTGGACGGTGCAGTTCGCTCCAGACGGTCAATCGCTCCTGACGGGCTCAGGAGAAGGAGTTATAAGACTGTGGCCGACCACCCCGGATGAAATGGCAGAGTCCATTTGTGGTTTTGATCTGATCGACGAAAACCTAAGTGAGACCACGTGGGCGGCATATGTCGGCGAAGATATCGAGTATGAATTTACTTGTGAGGGATTACCCAAAAGACAAGAATTAGAATAA
- a CDS encoding cyclic nucleotide-binding domain-containing protein — MLLLLGKGFFMGVFLATYLVGAETLFISTVGKAYLDDAFFVTGVLGVFTTALYVYIQKRSNFSTLVVSNVFLTFLFISLLRLAFWYFDYSQTDKGFHILPFILFVMNGPISAVTLLGFWGIFGRIFDLKQAKRTIGGIDTGQLTATMIAFFSIPLLTRLSIIDETYDLLLISAVSAFGVLVITIWIVKDYNLDIATKIRKDQNINVKKISYMDLFKDKYMRMLCLFMVFSMGSAVFANYVYISATEIFYPVNKETGDDSELRDFLSFANAAVMLLSFTIQSFINDIIIGRFGLRVSLMVMPLVLGLFTMGAIFSGHMFGYEEKTDEFLYFFIFLVVGKVFTSSLKDALESPAFKLFFLPFDIKIRFDIQSRIEGVVNQVAILVAGGMQIAMGLLAFFKLIHYAYFILVLAVFIIYYAGKLYTEYKSQLLLTLEEQKARLKGAGTKNEYNTINIIKRELRRRDPVRVMNALKLMEKMEPIILDFSLLDFIRSEHRELREYAYYRLGFLKSYSTLEILEREIKKEEDAEVRRTAADTLEVLHELEDYQLNEGHIKKLVRSTEIEDRIYAARALAKLEEDKFVPFLTELLRDINPAVRRAAITTAGKLRRPEFWNVLIENLHIPAYSNYADSALIASGETVFYAIDSAFYKTAQHRDTMVRIVQIMGKIGGKTATEMLWKKIDFPDKVIVSELLLSLSFIGFEAKDFHAARIKIAIESTISDLAWNVKAVQDIPRDDFYDKMIHTAFEEENKKNFDLIFMLLSMIYDAQSIKLVRDNIDLGTTDSVSFGIEMLDIFVDEILKPKLSAVLDDIPIDEKLKKLNNYFPPENFTDYSDLLLQIVNRDYNNINKYTKCLAMYKLAQVRGQKVTDDMIANLFNPDYVMVQTAAATMYKLDKDAYQYHTKRLKTSLKKALDKDIVPPVFKAKEEGFHQKLLVIERAIMLKQIEVFEQIPGVILLDLANRFEEIKVSENTTISEIGDSGGTPVYVVLAGKLRVEYEDGSSRILEERGIIGHKLILTSDKCPYNLASEEESLLLAIGKDDLYDAVSRNVEMVDGILTVVNESEIEEEEESIFIG, encoded by the coding sequence ATGCTTTTACTTTTGGGTAAGGGTTTCTTTATGGGAGTGTTTTTGGCCACTTACCTTGTAGGGGCAGAGACACTATTCATCAGTACTGTGGGCAAGGCTTACCTTGACGATGCCTTTTTTGTGACAGGAGTGCTTGGGGTATTTACCACTGCATTATATGTTTACATTCAGAAGCGTTCCAATTTTTCGACACTCGTCGTCTCCAATGTATTCCTTACATTTTTGTTTATATCGCTACTTAGGCTGGCTTTTTGGTACTTTGACTACAGTCAGACGGATAAAGGCTTTCACATTCTCCCTTTTATATTGTTTGTGATGAACGGGCCTATTTCAGCCGTGACACTGCTGGGCTTCTGGGGTATCTTCGGTAGGATTTTTGACCTCAAACAAGCGAAGAGGACCATTGGAGGGATTGATACAGGGCAGTTGACAGCTACGATGATCGCTTTCTTTTCGATCCCGTTGTTGACGAGGTTATCCATCATAGATGAAACCTACGATCTACTGCTTATCTCAGCCGTCTCGGCTTTTGGGGTTTTGGTCATCACGATTTGGATTGTCAAAGACTACAACCTTGACATAGCTACCAAGATTAGAAAAGATCAAAACATCAATGTCAAAAAGATCTCTTACATGGATCTCTTCAAGGACAAGTACATGCGCATGCTGTGTTTGTTTATGGTGTTTTCGATGGGATCGGCTGTGTTTGCCAATTACGTTTATATTTCTGCGACAGAGATATTTTATCCAGTCAACAAAGAAACGGGTGATGATTCAGAATTGAGGGATTTCTTGTCGTTTGCCAATGCGGCTGTTATGCTTTTGAGTTTTACGATTCAGAGTTTTATCAACGATATCATTATTGGTCGATTTGGATTAAGAGTGTCGCTGATGGTGATGCCTCTGGTGCTCGGACTCTTTACGATGGGAGCGATTTTTTCGGGCCACATGTTTGGGTACGAAGAGAAAACGGATGAGTTTTTGTATTTCTTTATCTTTCTAGTGGTAGGAAAAGTATTTACCTCATCTCTGAAAGATGCCCTCGAAAGCCCTGCTTTCAAGCTGTTCTTTCTTCCTTTTGATATTAAAATTCGATTTGACATTCAGTCTCGAATCGAAGGGGTGGTCAATCAAGTTGCAATTCTTGTGGCAGGCGGGATGCAGATTGCGATGGGGTTGTTGGCCTTTTTTAAGTTGATTCACTACGCATATTTTATCCTCGTGTTGGCGGTGTTTATCATTTACTATGCGGGCAAACTGTATACAGAATACAAGTCTCAGTTGCTGTTGACTCTCGAAGAACAAAAAGCACGGCTCAAGGGTGCAGGAACCAAAAATGAATACAATACCATCAACATCATCAAGCGTGAACTGAGACGTAGAGACCCTGTTCGGGTGATGAATGCGCTCAAACTGATGGAGAAAATGGAGCCAATCATTTTGGATTTCTCCTTGCTGGATTTTATCCGTTCGGAGCATCGGGAACTTCGAGAGTACGCCTATTATAGATTGGGGTTTTTGAAAAGCTATAGTACACTGGAGATTCTCGAAAGAGAGATCAAGAAAGAAGAAGATGCAGAGGTCAGAAGGACAGCAGCGGATACGCTCGAGGTATTGCATGAGCTCGAAGATTATCAGCTCAATGAAGGACATATCAAGAAACTGGTACGTTCTACGGAGATCGAAGATCGAATATATGCCGCTCGTGCTTTGGCAAAACTGGAAGAGGATAAGTTCGTGCCGTTCTTGACAGAGCTGCTGAGAGATATCAATCCAGCGGTGCGTAGAGCAGCGATCACCACCGCGGGAAAACTGCGGAGACCAGAATTTTGGAATGTACTCATCGAAAACCTCCACATTCCCGCATATAGCAATTATGCGGATTCAGCATTGATTGCCTCTGGAGAAACGGTCTTTTATGCGATTGACTCTGCGTTTTACAAGACGGCACAGCATCGAGACACGATGGTACGTATAGTGCAGATCATGGGTAAGATAGGCGGCAAAACGGCTACCGAGATGTTGTGGAAGAAAATTGATTTTCCTGACAAGGTCATTGTTTCCGAACTATTGTTGTCGCTTAGTTTTATAGGTTTTGAAGCCAAGGATTTTCATGCGGCACGTATCAAGATTGCCATCGAAAGTACGATCAGCGACTTGGCTTGGAATGTCAAGGCAGTACAAGATATCCCCAGGGACGACTTTTATGACAAGATGATCCATACGGCCTTCGAAGAAGAGAATAAGAAGAATTTTGACTTGATATTTATGCTGCTGTCAATGATCTATGATGCACAGAGTATCAAACTAGTCCGAGACAACATCGACCTGGGTACGACGGATAGTGTGTCCTTTGGGATAGAAATGCTCGACATATTTGTGGATGAGATTCTGAAACCAAAGTTGTCGGCGGTGTTGGATGACATCCCGATAGATGAAAAGTTGAAAAAGCTCAACAACTATTTCCCTCCAGAAAATTTTACAGATTATTCGGATTTGCTTCTGCAGATCGTCAATCGAGATTACAACAACATCAATAAATACACCAAATGCTTGGCGATGTATAAGCTGGCTCAGGTACGAGGGCAGAAAGTGACCGATGACATGATTGCTAATTTGTTTAATCCAGATTATGTAATGGTGCAGACAGCAGCTGCGACGATGTATAAATTGGACAAGGATGCCTACCAGTATCACACCAAGCGTTTGAAAACATCGCTAAAGAAGGCATTGGACAAGGATATTGTTCCTCCAGTATTTAAGGCAAAGGAAGAAGGGTTTCATCAAAAACTACTGGTGATCGAGCGTGCGATTATGCTCAAGCAGATCGAGGTGTTTGAACAGATTCCGGGCGTAATATTACTGGATTTGGCCAATCGATTTGAGGAAATCAAAGTGTCCGAAAATACAACCATAAGCGAGATCGGAGACTCGGGAGGGACACCAGTATATGTAGTGCTTGCGGGCAAACTCCGGGTGGAATACGAGGACGGAAGTTCACGGATTCTGGAAGAGCGCGGAATCATTGGGCACAAGCTTATATTGACTTCTGACAAATGCCCTTATAACCTAGCCAGTGAAGAAGAAAGCCTCTTGTTGGCAATAGGGAAAGATGACCTGTATGATGCTGTCTCGCGAAACGTCGAGATGGTAGATGGTATATTGACTGTGGTCAATGAAAGTGAAATAGAAGAAGAAGAGGAATCTATATTTATTGGATAA
- the pckA gene encoding phosphoenolpyruvate carboxykinase (ATP), with translation MQQFGIIPEAHGIEFSGIQNAATVKWNLAPAALIEEAIINQEGTLTDTGALMCDTGKFTGRSPKDRFIVQDEVSSPHIWWNDINLPFEEEQFDRLHQKMIDHLAGKKIYARDAYAGADKTYRLNLRVINTQAWHNLFCYNMFLRPESYKLKDFKPNFTILCVPEFEADPKTDGTRSKNFAIINLKKRTILIGGTAYAGEMKKGIFSVLNYLLPVQENVLSMHCSANMGLQKKDTAIFFGLSGTGKTTLSADPNRDLIGDDEHGWTASNVFNFEGGCYAKVIDLKEKNEPDIFRAIKFGSIVENTRYFDHTREVDYENVSVTENTRAAYPIHHIHNAATPSIGGIPRNIFFLTCDAFGVIPPISKMSKGQAMYHFISGYTAKVAGTEAGVTEPQTVFSACFGAPFLPLHPTKYAEMLGKKMEENEVNVWLINTGWTGGPYGIGSRMKLKYTRAMISAALNGTLDNVGYRTHSIYGVEIPMTCPEVPSELLSPRETWKDDKGYYAKANDLAYKFIENFKKFEEYANDEIMSGQPTPNLTHQ, from the coding sequence ATGCAACAGTTCGGAATCATCCCAGAAGCTCACGGAATCGAGTTCTCTGGAATCCAAAATGCGGCGACCGTCAAATGGAACCTAGCGCCGGCAGCACTCATCGAAGAAGCCATCATCAACCAAGAAGGAACCCTGACTGACACCGGAGCGCTCATGTGCGACACAGGCAAATTCACCGGTCGCTCCCCCAAGGATCGCTTCATCGTCCAAGACGAAGTATCTAGCCCACATATCTGGTGGAACGACATCAATCTCCCCTTCGAAGAGGAGCAATTTGATCGCCTTCATCAAAAAATGATCGACCACCTGGCTGGGAAAAAGATCTACGCCAGAGATGCTTATGCAGGTGCTGACAAAACCTATCGTCTCAATCTACGAGTCATCAACACCCAAGCTTGGCACAACCTGTTTTGTTACAACATGTTCTTGCGACCGGAAAGCTACAAGCTCAAAGATTTCAAGCCCAACTTCACCATCTTGTGTGTCCCAGAATTCGAAGCTGACCCAAAGACTGACGGGACGCGAAGCAAAAATTTTGCAATCATCAACCTCAAGAAAAGAACCATTCTGATAGGTGGCACAGCCTACGCTGGAGAAATGAAGAAAGGAATCTTCTCGGTACTCAACTACCTACTCCCTGTGCAAGAGAATGTACTGTCTATGCACTGCTCTGCCAATATGGGCTTGCAAAAGAAGGATACTGCGATCTTCTTTGGACTATCCGGCACGGGAAAAACAACCCTCTCGGCAGACCCCAATCGCGACCTCATCGGGGACGACGAGCACGGCTGGACTGCATCCAACGTATTCAATTTTGAAGGAGGCTGCTATGCCAAAGTCATTGATCTCAAAGAGAAGAATGAGCCGGACATCTTTCGCGCCATCAAATTTGGCTCGATTGTCGAAAACACACGCTATTTTGACCATACGCGGGAAGTAGACTATGAAAATGTGTCGGTGACCGAAAATACACGAGCAGCTTACCCGATCCATCACATCCACAATGCGGCCACCCCATCCATTGGCGGCATCCCTCGCAACATCTTCTTTTTGACTTGTGATGCTTTCGGGGTGATCCCTCCCATATCCAAAATGAGCAAAGGTCAAGCGATGTACCACTTCATCTCAGGCTATACCGCAAAAGTCGCCGGTACAGAAGCGGGGGTGACCGAACCCCAGACCGTATTTAGTGCATGCTTTGGCGCACCATTTTTGCCACTGCACCCGACCAAGTACGCTGAAATGCTCGGTAAAAAAATGGAAGAAAATGAGGTAAATGTATGGCTCATCAATACAGGGTGGACAGGAGGCCCATACGGTATAGGATCTCGTATGAAACTCAAATACACCCGAGCCATGATCTCCGCTGCACTCAACGGTACACTAGACAATGTAGGCTATCGGACACATTCTATCTATGGTGTAGAGATCCCGATGACGTGCCCAGAGGTCCCCTCAGAACTCTTGAGTCCGCGTGAAACGTGGAAAGACGACAAAGGCTACTATGCCAAAGCCAACGATCTCGCGTACAAATTCATTGAAAACTTCAAGAAGTTTGAAGAGTATGCCAACGATGAAATCATGTCTGGGCAACCTACCCCCAACTTGACTCATCAATAA
- a CDS encoding NupC/NupG family nucleoside CNT transporter: MIFRRVFLLLFVVLMCSIDTVQAQDSLSYEVVVDTLLHMDEPLPDVTVSHEAVVVDEVAEGGSFVSVLRGVLGMLVIIVIAWLFSSNRKAISWKIVGIGLVIQVLLAMSILYLSVVRLIFDYVGRGFTQILEFTKVGSEFLFGNMMDAESFGYVFALQILPTIIFFSAITSVLFYLGVIQKVVYVLAWLLSKALKLSGAESLSVAGNIFLGQTEAPLLIKGYLQNMNRSEILLVMTGGMATVAGGVLAAYIGFLGGGDPVQRLIFAKHLLAASVMAAPGAVIISKIIYPQTDPINTEVKVSRMNVGSNFLDAMANGTTEGLKLALNVGAMLLVFFAFLAMFNFVLFELGAWTGWNASIASFSNGNYSALSLEFLLGYLFAPLMWLIGIASEDITLVGRLLGEKLIASEFVGYESLARLKGEGAFTDQKSIIMATYMLCGFANFASVGIQIGGIGGLAPDKKVMLSELGMKALVAGTLASLLSATIVGMIM, translated from the coding sequence ATGATTTTTAGACGCGTATTTCTCCTCCTGTTTGTGGTCTTGATGTGCTCGATAGACACTGTACAAGCCCAGGACTCTCTCAGCTACGAAGTAGTTGTCGATACCTTGCTCCACATGGATGAGCCTCTTCCTGATGTCACCGTTTCGCACGAAGCAGTTGTCGTAGATGAAGTGGCAGAGGGAGGGTCGTTTGTTTCGGTACTTCGTGGTGTCTTGGGGATGCTGGTGATTATCGTGATTGCCTGGCTTTTCAGTAGCAATCGCAAGGCGATATCGTGGAAGATAGTGGGGATAGGGCTTGTGATTCAAGTGCTTCTTGCTATGAGTATATTGTACCTTTCTGTGGTACGTTTGATCTTTGATTACGTAGGTCGTGGGTTTACCCAAATACTTGAGTTTACCAAGGTAGGGAGTGAGTTCTTGTTTGGAAACATGATGGATGCAGAGTCCTTTGGGTATGTGTTTGCTTTGCAAATACTGCCTACAATCATATTTTTCTCGGCGATTACAAGTGTGCTTTTTTACTTGGGGGTTATCCAAAAGGTCGTATATGTCTTGGCGTGGCTACTCAGCAAAGCTCTCAAACTGAGTGGTGCAGAGAGCTTGAGTGTTGCGGGTAATATCTTTTTGGGTCAAACCGAAGCACCGTTATTGATCAAAGGCTATCTCCAGAATATGAACCGTTCTGAAATCCTGCTCGTGATGACAGGAGGGATGGCTACTGTGGCAGGAGGTGTATTAGCAGCCTATATAGGTTTTCTAGGAGGGGGTGATCCTGTACAACGTTTGATATTTGCCAAACACCTCTTGGCAGCCTCCGTGATGGCTGCACCAGGAGCAGTGATCATTTCCAAAATCATATATCCGCAGACCGACCCCATCAATACCGAGGTGAAAGTCAGTCGTATGAATGTCGGCTCCAATTTTTTGGATGCGATGGCAAATGGGACGACCGAAGGATTGAAATTGGCGCTCAATGTTGGTGCGATGTTGCTCGTGTTTTTTGCCTTTCTTGCGATGTTCAATTTTGTCTTGTTTGAACTTGGCGCATGGACGGGGTGGAATGCTTCGATTGCATCTTTTTCGAACGGCAACTATTCTGCGCTGAGTTTAGAGTTTTTGTTGGGCTACTTGTTTGCGCCACTTATGTGGCTCATAGGTATAGCGAGTGAGGACATTACATTGGTGGGAAGACTGCTGGGTGAGAAACTCATCGCCAGTGAGTTTGTCGGGTACGAGAGTTTGGCTAGACTCAAAGGCGAAGGAGCGTTTACCGATCAGAAATCCATCATCATGGCAACTTATATGCTGTGTGGTTTTGCCAATTTTGCTTCTGTTGGAATCCAAATAGGAGGCATTGGGGGATTGGCACCTGACAAAAAGGTCATGCTCTCCGAGCTTGGAATGAAGGCACTTGTGGCGGGGACACTTGCCTCTCTGCTGTCTGCTACCATCGTAGGGATGATCATGTAG